The Musa acuminata AAA Group cultivar baxijiao unplaced genomic scaffold, Cavendish_Baxijiao_AAA HiC_scaffold_1142, whole genome shotgun sequence genome includes the window GCCTCTTGGAGAGGCATTATGCTATCAGATCGAAGTGCAGAGGAAACTGCAAGAGCAGCGGGAGGTAAGCCTATTGGTGTGTGGCAAACAAAGGCCCTACTCCTTGTAACATTCGCGAGATTTCTTTACCAGGCACAGAAGAAATTGCAAACGAGTATAAAGGCTCAGAGGAAGTACTTGCAAGCAATGCTGGAGAAAGCTCAGAAGATCTTTGTTTCGACATGAATGGCTCGTCAGGCAGTTTGGAAGCCACCAGAGCCCAGCTTACGGATTTCGACCTGCCACTATCAGGCTTGACGGAGAACGTCGGTCGGGTTTGCGAAGAGAAGCACTCGGAGCTGAGATTAGTGCGGTCAGAGGAAAACATCAAGAAGAGGAACGATTGAGGGTTTCAACTTTATCAGGAAGGTAGAGATGAGGCCGAGGACAGTTCTCTTCTTCTGCTGGATTTGAATGTGAAAGGAAGCAGAGGTGAGATGGTTGGTGGATCAAGAGGAAACGACTTGGATCTCAGAATCCAAACGCAGGGGTTGTAAACCAGCTTTGAGTGTCGATTCTGCACTTGCAGACACATCCGATGCTGTCATTGTGCGCATCGAGTTGATATCGAGTCTATGTTTCTTTCCTACAGCGTAAATCTTTATACTGCGGTTTGTTGAATGATTTGATCGTGGACGAAACAACTCCCCCTTGTACGGGAACTTCCTCTCTTCGgccatcaacatatcatgttgttTGCCCAATTTGAAAGCTATCAGTTTATCCAAGAAAATAACAGAGCACAGATCGATGTGGTGCATATCCAACAATCTTCGGATTCTTACCATACATCACAAGCAGCAATCAATTTTCACATCCGAATTTGACAGACGACTTGATTTGTATATTATTTACGTTGAAACATTCGACATTTGTgcacaaagaaaaagagaaagatcatATTTGAGTTGACTTGCTTTGAGAATCGACCACCTTCACTGCGCTGCGTTGACAAACTCCAAGAACGAAGGAGGAATTCAGCAGGCTTGTAGGCCGTAGATGATGCCGCGATGGCAGGCCACCTTGGCGTCTTGGTCGTCGAAGAACCTCCGCTTCATCTTCAGATAGACTTGGCAGGTCACCAAGCTATCTGATCCAGCTTGATGCGACTTCCCAGCTTGGCGTGGCACCCCGAGGGTACTCGCCACTCTCTCCAGCCCGCCGGAGAGACCCTTGCAGCCGCGCATAATGTGCTTGAGATCCACAGTCTCTCCGAAGAGCAAGTTCACCAGGCCGAGGAACTCTTCCAGGGTGTCGGGCAGAGGCCGGCCGAACCCCAGCACCTTGATGAGATAGGCGAAGTCGTAGCAGCTGTGAAAGGCGATCCATCGAGTGGAGTGCGGGCGGCAGAAACGGCAATGAGCGACGAGGCCGGAACGATAGAGGTGGGCGGCGAACTGGCCGGAGTCAATGCCGTAGAGGGGGAGCCGGTCGAAGTCGATGCCACTGGAGCGGAGCAGGTCGACGGAGTCCGGCGCGTGGAGGTCGCGTCGGACATCGAATTCGCGGAAGTTGAACTCCCACGCGTACCCGACCCTGCCGCCGGTGCCGATGGAGGGGAGGTCGCCGAAGGCGTCGAAGAGGGTGAGGCCGAGTTGGACGAGCTCCATCTTGTCGACGTTGGCCTTGAGGAAGGCGTAGCGCA containing:
- the LOC135671586 gene encoding probable CCR4-associated factor 1 homolog 11; amino-acid sequence: MSSQRGGGGGGRQHLVVRSVWAWNLEYEFSIIASLVDRFSYVAFDTEFPGFLYRTRRPHRLLPPSLRYAFLKANVDKMELVQLGLTLFDAFGDLPSIGTGGRVGYAWEFNFREFDVRRDLHAPDSVDLLRSSGIDFDRLPLYGIDSGQFAAHLYRSGLVAHCRFCRPHSTRWIAFHSCYDFAYLIKVLGFGRPLPDTLEEFLGLVNLLFGETVDLKHIMRGCKGLSGGLERVASTLGVPRQAGKSHQAGSDSLVTCQVYLKMKRRFFDDQDAKVACHRGIIYGLQAC